CCAAATCAACTAATCATAATCGTGAAAATTTGAGATAATTGCTTAAAAAGTTtgagataataattaattttaaaataatgatctCTTGCTtaagattaataatttaaatttattcaaatatatacaaataatttaataaatattaaataataacatacaggtattaaaagaaaaaaatgtataataaagGACATACTTTCTTTAATTgaagataaatttatattatatcaactactgaaatttataatgatataagaaaaaattagtgGGTTGACtcgtagaaaaaataatatgatctCTTGCTTAATATGCAAGtccatgaaaaaaaattacaactttgTTTAAAAAGGGAAATCTGcagtaataaattaataattgatgcTTAGTGATCAATCTTGATACTCCAGCTCTTGACAAACTAGGTTTGGGACCAGTTATAAATTTCTAGCATCCACGTGACTGTTTTCTCACCGCAACTACGTGTTCAGTGatataagtattatttatttatgcatgtttattttcattgttataTATCTGTTACGGCTAGGGATATAGAGTttaagaattaagatatcaAAGCCACATTCGTCGCCCaagatttgaatatttaaaaagaaaaaataaaaattgtagttgtaaaaaactattgttataagttgatattttttattattatcatgtaTTTTAATCTGTAAATACTTGCTTGACTTGTTAGTGGAGAATAcatgtaatttatatataaaaaaactaagattagatttcagaattttaattattaagtttAAAAGTCTTTTTAAAATGAGAATAACAATGATGCAATTCAATTTTATGAAactataacataattaattatttttaatttcttattcttttattgATATTATCATTGACATCATAATTATCGTATTATTTATTCTGTTATTATCCATACTATATGattctaaaataatattaataaaattttaattattaagtttaaaagttttttttaaaatgagaatAACAATGATGCAATTCAATTTTATGAAactataacataattaattatttttaattttttattctttcattgaTATTATCATTGACACCATAATTATCATATTACTTATTCTGTTATTATCCATACTAtataattctaaaataatattaataaaattaatagagaAAGTAAGATATACTCTGATAAtgtaaatgatttttatattattaataaattagaaaatatcaggtgataattttattaaattttataataattattttaaaattcattcttAATATGATTTCTGATTGGTTatagtatataaaattaaactcaaattaaaattaaaattaaaagctaCAATTTTAATCCTATACACAAACTAGATTCTATCGTTTTATTTAAAAGCATGAAATCCCTGTCACTTCAAACTTGAAAGTAAACTTAATCTCATCACCCTAAAATGAAGTATTGACATCTGCCCTTATTTCATATCTCACCCGAAACAGTGATTAATTAAACCCATCCATAGACTATAGTCCCTGTTATGGGCTAAATCATGGGCAAAAATAAAGGAGATTGGAGGGAATTGCTAAGCCCACCCCCaactttaaaaaatcataaaattaccCTACTACCCCTAACATTCCCCTCTCCCCAGCTCCTCCTATTCTGATTTTATTAAGGCTATGATTGGTTTGTCGGCAGGGGAGCTCCAAACTCAATTTGGAGAGAAAACTCATTTTACTAACATGTTTGGTTAGTCTCAAAAGTATATTTGCATATGAAAATTTGCCCAGAAACTCAGTTTTATTGAAGTAAGATTTGAGTTgtttttgcaaattttaatcCAAACAGCTCTAAGTCCGGCTGCTCAAAGAAATCTTAGTAGGATGTGATCGCCGTTTGCTTTTAATTTATCGTAAGGAACAAATTAAGCAATGACTACAAAACTAAATAATTAGAAAGACTAATCTGAAGTATCAAGTATATATAGAGCTTTTTTCTTGTTGGACAAATTAAGCACGCATTGAATCTATATGGAATTTCAAAGGTCAATAATGCATGTTTGAGTCATACTGATACGGATAGTGCCTTTCCAAAACATTCACCTTAACAAATGGTTAAACCGAGTCCCTGTTTGACTCTACGAACTGTCATGATCTTTTCTTCCCAAAAACTGTGACTTGGTATTCCCCAAAACTTTTGATAAACCATCCATCTCTACATTATACCTCtttcttaaattaaaacattaaatttttttaagagctAATCTACATCATGCACTGAGTAtctaattttatcctttattcctagttttttattctttttttttaaatattattacttaatttaacttatttcaattacctcaaattttaaattttgaatatttaatattgataaattgtatcaaattgaaaatatcttgtttaaaataatttgaattgcgTGACTATCGCAATCTTAGttaatcttaaatttaatttttaaattctaaattttgaCAACATATATGATGTTAGATATCCATCAGCTTTAGGTATGACTAATCTATCTAGAGAAATCTGATCACTTTTAATAGGGTCTCCTTCCTCAGTCATGTTATGttttacaattataattatcaaactCAAAACTTTGAGGGAAACATgagtttaatattatttagacCAATGACTTGATAGAGATTATGCATTTtgattcaaataatttaatttcataatttttcttcaatttaaaagtcttatctaataaaataaaattattcagtATTCgtactaaatatttatttttcgctataatttttttatttacaactttttactttaattttaaaatacgcTTCTGTGCAACATGAtaactttatattttgtttgcaaATAATAGGATAAAATATCTTGATTCTTAATAAAAAGGATTAAATATCTTGGATTTTAGTTTAATGGTTTTGATAACTATAGAGTTGAGGaaatagaagtaattttttttattaatatagaagagagaaaatacataatatttttatatttatccatttaataaatatttttccaataaaaaataatttctttatccTCACGAGGGACACTAGAGTTTCAAAAGGGTTGGCTGCAGAATTTGTAATGAGGAAGAGACGGATGAACTTCATGCAGTGAAAACTTTTTTAGCATGTTTGGGTCAgcttatttaaaaagaataagcaCTTATTTCTCAAAGGTTCTATACAAAaaaacttgataaaaaaatgatttttttttttcaaaataaggtAAATCAAACATGCACTTTGTTTTCCTCGATAAGATTGTGCAATCATCTTGCAAAAGCTGAGGGTGTTTTGTAGTTTACACTTTACAGTACTGGGATACAGATACTGCCACAAGTAGCCTTTTCTGGTATATAAGCATCTCTCAGTACTTAATTCATGGCAAAATGTTTGAAAACACGTTGAGAATAGAATGATCACATTTGTGATGTGAAAGCTATAATTATtagcttttaaaaatttcatccaaaatgtGAAACCAAACATCCTAGAGCTGGAAAACTTGCGCCAAGTTCCCTGTATGTAtggcttgtattcaaatttgGGAGACTCTCTTACCAGCCAGTGTaacaaattcttttaaatttaatcttgtataaagtttttcTGGTTGTTCCTGTGATTTTGAGATTGCGGCTATTTGTATCCTCAATCCATTTTTAGTTTTGACAATTTTTGGTTTATAACAATATGTCAATAAGGTAAAATTTTTGGTAGACTGCAAGTTCTTTCTCCCCAACTTGAATGTAGTATCTTTACCTAGCTAGCTTTATTACGAAGTATACCACCAAATCACAGTATCTCTAGAATGATGGCCTAAGGGGAAGACAAAGAGAACTTTTAACAATAGTATTGAGTGCTTTTTATTCATGTGGAAGAATACAATCCTATTTCCTTTCGAATGAAAgcaatttacaataaataatcaACCTGTCTGCACCCATTTTACCAACAAAAACCAAAAGCCTTACAAAAATGGCAACTAAATTTCCAACTACTGTAAGAAAAAGAATATAGTAGTAATTTCCCTATCCACATGCCAAATATACCGGGGAGTTAGAAATAGAGAGAAAGCATGCATTTCATAAACTTGACGAAGCCTAGAATTTAAGACAAAAATATTCCAGCATCGTTAGCTTCACCATTCAATCTTCCATAGGACCTGTGTATTAGAGGAATGCACTAGAAATCTGCAACATCCAGGGTCTAGAGATCTCACGATGCAAGGTTGCTGAGGCCAAAATAGAGAGTTCTCTGCTGATATGCATTAACAGCATAATCAACTTGAAAATGACCAAATTGTGATTTAAATCGAAGTCCATATCCTAATCCAATTCCAGATCCTGGTTTACTCTGCCTCAACGCTGGATTTCCTGAGTTTCCAAGAGATCAACACCTTGAGAACACATTTGACATGGGTTTGGACTAAAGACTCAAACAAACATGATCAAGTAGAtcaatttaagataaaaaaacagaaaaagcaaAGCAGAAGCTATAACAATTAAACACCCCTGCtccaaagaataagaaaaaactgTAAATGAAAACACAGAAGTGTAACTAAAATATAATGGCAAATGTTGGATCACTCGCTTCAATTAAGTATTTATATGGCCATCCCACTTAAAAGATAGTTTGTTCCAATTTCCAAGGTTTGGGTTATGGAGTACCCAAACTCAGTAATGGAACTCTAAATAATGAGGAATATTTGATACTCCAGATTATGGTCTAGTTTTTGGTTTCTTATAATAGTAGCCTTTATTTTACTACACAAAATGATACATATAGATTTCCTCCTACCACTGGAGAGACAGAATAAGAATCATTTATGCAGTTTTGTTTTGTCCAATCCTAGCTCCATTATTGTTCCACTAATTCCATAAAATGAAACTGTTATGTATGGGCTTGAACAAGTCAGTACTAGACACAGAAAAAAGACAGTAGAATAATAAGGGGAAGGCCAGGAATCAATGTGACCTACCACAGAAATGTAAATAAGCAAGCAATTTGAGTATTTTCAGCACAATGATATTACTCACCTGGTACAAGGTGACCAGACCGCAAGTCTGTTCCACAATCCAAGAAAATGGCACCTTCCAGCATCTTATTCTACAGTGAAAAAAGACATCAAGTAGTTTAGTACATAGCATTTCAGTTCAGcaataaatgtaataaaatataaaaggaaaaagtgcATGCGTTTAATTCTGTTTGTCTGCTTGTGTGggtatacaaaaaataatttcaaggaAAGAGATGAGGTTAGTTCATGAATAACTTCTATGTTTGTTTAAAGGTAAAGTATGCTCAACAACAACAGTCAACAGATCTCATGAATAACAAATATTACAATTATACACAAGGTATTGCTAATTGTAATTTGTGGAAGCATAGTGGGAAGGGCAGATGGGCTGACTCTGATACAAACTGGATAGGATTTCAGTTCCAAAAGctcacactcacacacacaaaaaaaatttcttttaaatcagTCATATGGAGGAAAGTGAAAATTTCAATAGAAATGGCAACCCTAAAATTCTTCATTTTATTAGGAGATGACACACAGCCACAAACAAGAGACCAGAGAAGATGGTGAATTTCCTGCATGATCCTGTCAACTTCTAACCAGATGGGGATATATCCCACATTTGCGGTTTGCCAAACATTCATAAAAATCAGGGATGTGGATATTTCAACTACTAAAGTAGTAAAAGCAGTTCTTGCCAAAGATGGTGAATAAGGGATCGTACTTACTAGATACAGTTGCACAAGACAAAAAAACTTCGGCGAGAGTAAGTTCTTTATCAAAGAAAGTGCAGTTTAGTGgtataagaatattttaagCAGAGAAGGTTATAAATCTGACTGGTTTTACAATATAGGATTGCTGTTCATTATGCTATCACATACCAAGGGGAGTGTCAGTTCGCTATTAGCCACTAAACACGATCGCCCAGATCCAACTGCTCCTTCTCCATACCCTCGCACACTTCCAAGCCCTCCAATGGAAAATGCTTGGTAAGGAGCCATGTCCCCGACAATTGAACCACCTGTAAGTCTGTAACAAGAAAGGGTAGTGATGATAGCCAACTGTTTGTCAAACAACCCGAAGAGGAAATGAAAACAGGAATTTTCCTTGCACTAATGCATTTTAGTTTAATTCCCAGCTCCACATGGGGGGGGGGATGGAATTATCTACTTTAAACTGCCAGAAAATACCAACCTTGTCAAGAGAAATGCTGGTCCAAGTTTGATTCCCTTTGAAGCAACAAATTTAAATCGATTGAAGATTATCCACTTAGAAAGAACTGGAATACCTTGTTCTATTTGAAGATTAAACTGAAAAAGACAGCCATTCAGTCAGTGGAATACATACACTAGAATTTCTTTTGTGATTAACACACATGCAACTAATTGATTCACAATCACTCATAAAAAGGAACTTGAAAGCAAACTGGAAATAAGAATGCATTATTACATGAAAAAAGCTATTATCATTCGCCTTTGCAAATTGAGACTCTTGCTTTAACACTACCATACTGTCGTGCGGATTGCCACTGCATCAAGCAATGTACAGTATGTGATCAAAATCAGTTCAACAACTTGAGAACTGGAATAATTGAATCGTTAATTACCTGGAAGTCAAAGGAAATCCATCATAATCTCTACATATAGCGCGACCATCATCATTCAATGGACGAACATGCTGCATGATGGTTTACATTCCAATATTAGTTTCCAATTTGCCTATAACCAAATCAAAGAGTAACATAAAGCAAAGAAACTCAAGTTGGCCAGGATTTAGTATAAAATGACAGATTCATAAAAAGTCTAGCTGAACCTCAAACTTTATGCTGGTAGTGCTGCTCCATTTTGAACTAGCAGGTTCCTTCAGGTCCATTCCCACTGACAATCGAGATAAATTTATACCTCCACTTCCTGAGCGGGAGAAATTGTTCACTGGGATACCATGGACTCCAATCTCAGGTGAAAGAGAATGCTGGAAGAGAAAAAGGTGAGACAAAAAGTAGAATTTAAGAATGTGCAACAAACTTCACCCAGCTGACACAAAGAGAATGAATCTCATTTAAAAATAGGCTCATTGTACAACATGGTTTTGCATCATCACTATATCATGTACAAtaagtttcttttcttatatatatatatatatataatataatataataactatcttaaaagtcatattgAAATGACTTCTAATTGTTTAACAGTGTAAAACTTTTACACTGACAATGCATGTTTATTAAACtctaaaatataatgataaaaaacaCAAAGCCAACCTGCAATACAAAAGACTGCTGAGCAAGCCATTCTGGCCGTGGCCTTCTATATGCAACCAAGACATTTGAATCATACAGACCCTTGTCCCACGAAACATCAAGCTTCTCACTTCCaccaaacaaatttgggtgtttgATGCAAAGACTGTtccaaaaaaaagaagttgaaCAATTCATTACTCCATTAAGAGAAAACCAACCGATACCCTTGAAGAACCCAAACTGacgtaaattcaaaattttgccattcagattcaACCAAGAGTCCACTCACGTAAAAGTACAAAACGAAGGAACAAAACTGAGACTCTTACCTCCCAATTACCAGTGAAAATGGACTGCCAGTACTCCTATTTGGGGGAAAATGcaaaaataacaaacacaagGATATTTGTGAACAaattaactaactaactaattaagTTTTCAAAGACAATGCTGAGAAAAATGAAACCTAAGGGTAGGAAGCATCAAAGAAGCGCATAGCTTGTGAGTAAAATCAACATTAACGTCAATCTTTGCTGTAAAACCACCCAAACAGAGAGAAAAAAGCACTTACATCAAAAAACACGGTCatgcaaaaacaaaacaaaaaatattttttttttgcatattatGTCTAAACCTTTGCCAGCATGGATGCTCTTCTGAGCTCCCATCCCATCAAACACGCATCAACCATTAAAATTACCAGACACGCAATAATTGAACCAACACAATCAACGTTTTgaaagattattattatatagtaAACGGCATGCGTGCAGTGGAGACAATGCTGCGTTTCGTTTCGTAACGTTGGCAAAACAACAACCAAACGAGGTGGTGTTTTGTGTCGCGTATTTATTCTGTTCCTAGCTTCCAACTTCTGTTATCCCTTTCGTTTCTACACTCACCTCGACCACTGTGACACGACAATCACTATGCTATTGGGCCTTAGTTGGGTCATTGGCCCAATCCAAATCATCGGGTTCGGCCCAATTCATATAATCGGGCTCGGCCCATTTCCTTTCCTCCTTTCTACCCAGTGCACGCACCCAGTCTCAGCCATCCCAAATTCGACGCCGCGCCACCACAACCTCTTCAACGTCGGCGACGACGCGATTTCCgacgttcttcttcttctgctagGTTATAGTTACGCACACTTAAGGTATGTCCTTGTAAATCACTTTCACAAATATTTTGTCTGccataatttttgtattttctccaTAGATttgaagaaatataatataaggcTGGTTCCTTCTATTATCCGAATCTACAGTGCACGATGCTAGCGTCTATTGTGTTTTATGTCCTTTTGCTCATTGTTAGCATTGGCTTTAGGTGTGTGATCgtttagttaataataatgCTGCTGATTAAGAAAGCAATTCGACGAGGTTGGATTGATGCTATTTACTTATGACAATTTCTTGCTGTACTGTATGTTGGTGAAATTTACTTGTAACTTCTGTGCAGTATGTATTGTGAAatttgcttgtgaatcaagatAAGTTCTAAATCATCACAAATTTACTTGATATATTTGGCATTGCATTAGCacaattctattattttctaaaattgtaGTAGACAATACTTCTTGTCATTTCATTTGTGATCCTGCTGGATAACTGTTTTTCAAGTGAGTATATATGGGGTGGTCTTTCTAAACCTCAAAGGTGGACTGCAAGTGGAAGGAAGAAATAGACGTCACTATGACTGCGTTTTGTTatagtaaattataataatttgtgcCAATGCAAAAAAATACATGTCTTTGCCTCTGGCATTTTCATGTGTAAAATATAATCATAAGGAGTACCAAAAATGACACTATGCAGCTTCATGGTCATTTCTACTACACTAACTTCATCCATTTTAACCAACTTTGCCAAAATTGCAAAATGTAATCTACGAATCTGTTAGaaaattctataattttattctttcttcatatttttcttatttatatcgTCAAACTGTTTTTTGTGCTGATTTCATTTTCTGCAAACCAGAGCATTATTTGAATATgcatttgttaaatttttgtaaCATTATGTTGATGATTAATGATTGATTGGCTTTATAGTTTTATATTCTATATACTTTTTACTAtgctttctatttttattatttaaattatctgTGTTTTCTTTGATTATGGCGAGCCAACCTGTTTAACCCACCACCTATGGTGGTTGAGCCAGGTTGTATAAATTTTGGCTCATTACTTGAGCCAGCCAAACCGTGTGGACTGAATTTTTTGACAACACATGGTGAGCCAACCTAGCTAATAGCTCTATTCAACATTGGGTTCCAGGGGAATCAGAAAAAGAGCAGGGCATGATGGATCAATGCTTGGTTGTGCACATCCCGGACAAGCAGCCGCATGACCTTCACCACCAACCCACTGGTTACGTTATGGAAACCCATTAGTTGgagttttagtttctttttggAATACAATGAATTGAAACAGTTGCTTTGTTTGTTTCTGTACAGAGAGTGTTTTTGCTTCAGCC
The nucleotide sequence above comes from Glycine soja cultivar W05 chromosome 11, ASM419377v2, whole genome shotgun sequence. Encoded proteins:
- the LOC114377272 gene encoding outer envelope protein 80, chloroplastic-like, which gives rise to MGAQKSIHAGKAKIDVNVDFTHKLCASLMLPTLRSTGSPFSLVIGSLCIKHPNLFGGSEKLDVSWDKGLYDSNVLVAYRRPRPEWLAQQSFVLQHSLSPEIGVHGIPVNNFSRSGSGGINLSRLSVGMDLKEPASSKWSSTTSIKFEHVRPLNDDGRAICRDYDGFPLTSSGNPHDSMVVLKQESQFAKANDNSFFHFNLQIEQGIPVLSKWIIFNRFKFVASKGIKLGPAFLLTRLTGGSIVGDMAPYQAFSIGGLGSVRGYGEGAVGSGRSCLVANSELTLPLNKMLEGAIFLDCGTDLRSGHLVPGNPALRQSKPGSGIGLGYGLRFKSQFGHFQVDYAVNAYQQRTLYFGLSNLAS